DNA sequence from the Hippea jasoniae genome:
CCTGCTTGGGCTTGTGCCAACATTTCTGGCCATTATGTTTCTGTTTAAGTCAATCGAGGTAATAGGTAGTTCTTTAACAAGTGTATTCTCATCTGTTGAGCCTGTTGTGACAATTATCTTAAGCAGTGTTTTTTTGCATATGTGGCTGAATACAGCCCAGATAATCGGTGGTATATTGATTCTTTTGGGTGTATTCATGGCTAATTTCTATCATTTAAGAGAGGAAGATGGTGGTTAAGTTATCTAAAGAACTTATAGCTGATCTATTTTTGTTGTCTGTTACGATTTTCTGGGGAAGCACTTTTATAATTGTAAAAAAATCTATAGAGATGATGCCCACATTTGCTTTTTTAACTATAAGATTTTTTATTGCTACAGTTTTGCTTGTGATAATGTTTTTTCCAAAACTCAAGCAGTTAAATAAAGAGATTTTGAGGGATGGTGTGATTCTTGGGGTCGTCTTGTTTTCAGCATACGCCTTTCAAACTGTAGCACTTGAATATGCAAAAGCCAGTGTGGTGGGCTTTTTAACCGGTTTAAATGTTATTTTTACCCCTATTTTTTCGGCTGTATTTTTAAAAAAGATGCCACGCATTTACTCCCAGATCGGTGCAGTTTTAGCGTTTATCGGTGTTTTTTTGATGTCTGCAGGCGATAGTTTGACTTTTTCAATTGGTGAGATTTTGACGATTATATGCGCTATTTTTGTGGCGTTTCAAATTATATTAACAGATAAATATTCTCGCAGGCACGATACCTATCTTTTGACGGTTATTGAGATTGCCACATTGACGGTATGTTCCTGGATTGTTTCGCTATTAACAGAACCCTATGTATTGCCTGAACATTTTTCTAATTATTTAATTTTCTCATTTA
Encoded proteins:
- a CDS encoding DMT family transporter — protein: MVVKLSKELIADLFLLSVTIFWGSTFIIVKKSIEMMPTFAFLTIRFFIATVLLVIMFFPKLKQLNKEILRDGVILGVVLFSAYAFQTVALEYAKASVVGFLTGLNVIFTPIFSAVFLKKMPRIYSQIGAVLAFIGVFLMSAGDSLTFSIGEILTIICAIFVAFQIILTDKYSRRHDTYLLTVIEIATLTVCSWIVSLLTEPYVLPEHFSNYLIFSFIITAVFATVYAFVVQNTAQKYTTPTKTAIIFIMEPVFAGIFGYLLGGEVLSLKGYIGALIMFAGLFISEIGPALKR